Sequence from the Ereboglobus luteus genome:
AAGCCGGCGCGCAACGCGTCGCCGACATCCGCACCGCCCGCGAGCTGCTCGCGAAATATTTAGGCAATAAATAACCAAGGTAGGGCGAACCCTCCGGGTGAGCCGTTCGCCGTTTCGGCTCACCCGGAGGGTTCGCCCTACCAAAGCTTCGGGGGGAATTGGAATCAATCGCCAAAACATCCAATCTCTTCGCGCCTCTTTGCGGCCATTTCTTTTGATCAGTGAAATCTGCGGTTAAAAAACATTCTTCAAAAATCTACACATGAAAAAACAAAAACACATTAACGTCGCCGTGGTCGGTCTCGGCTTCATGGGAGTCACTCATCTGCGCGCCTGGCAGAAAGTCCGCAACGCGCGCATCGTCGCCGTGTGCGACGCGATTCGCCAGCCCGAGAACGGCGTGCTGCGCGGAGTCTCCGGCAACATCAAGCGCTCCGACGACATCCACCTCGGCGCCAAGGTGCGCAGCTTCCGCGAATTCGACGCGCTGCTCGAAGCGCCCGGCGTTGACGTCATCGACATCTGCACGCCCACCGCGTTGCATCCCGCGCAAGTCATCGCCGCGTTGCGCGCGGGCCGCCATGTGCTCTGCGAAAAACCGCTCGCGTCCACCTCGGCGGAGACAAAAAAAATCCTTCAAGTCGCGAAAAAATCGCGCGGTTTCCTGATGCCCGCCATGTGCATGCGCTTCTGGCCCGGCTGGCGCGAACTCAAGGAGCTCATCGCCAAAAACACCCACGGACGCCTGCTGACCGCCAGCTTCCGTCGCGTGTCGCAAATGCCCGGCTGGAACGCCGCGCAAACCTATTCCACCGCGGCGGCAGGCGGCGCGCTTTACGACCTGCACATTCACGACACCGA
This genomic interval carries:
- a CDS encoding Gfo/Idh/MocA family protein; translation: MKKQKHINVAVVGLGFMGVTHLRAWQKVRNARIVAVCDAIRQPENGVLRGVSGNIKRSDDIHLGAKVRSFREFDALLEAPGVDVIDICTPTALHPAQVIAALRAGRHVLCEKPLASTSAETKKILQVAKKSRGFLMPAMCMRFWPGWRELKELIAKNTHGRLLTASFRRVSQMPGWNAAQTYSTAAAGGALYDLHIHDTDFVHYLFGRPASVFSSGVTGPNGAINHIVTQYQYPKGPAVSATGTWLHQGAFNMGFTLNFERATLTCDLTNGGAWHIDAIGKKTRVIKPRGTDGYDAEIRYFADCLARGVAPEAVTVTDAVATLQTCEAEERSVRQSRCVKLA